The following proteins are co-located in the Manihot esculenta cultivar AM560-2 chromosome 9, M.esculenta_v8, whole genome shotgun sequence genome:
- the LOC110623636 gene encoding probable glycosyltransferase At5g03795: MIFVVCWYLSPGFYCAKSLSCLLEGGLETLAMANTSLLFYYFGHRRFSPSFRSFFFIPTCLALFTSLFILFYISTTSNLFSGQLHPSALLLKPHLPSGSSSNTQETIPALFHNDSTTPLMHFPSEKNDDGRNESQRFSKLQLGSNGIYVNNEVFHDRDIFMEDYKEMNRSFKIYAYPHRQNDPFANALLPVDFEPRGNYASESYFKKVLMKSHFITKDPTKADLFFLPFSIARLRHDPRIGVGGIQDFIRDYISNISRKYPYWNRTGGADHFYVACHSIGRSAMEKAEEVKFNAIQVVCSSSYFLSGHIAHKDASLPQVWPRQGDPPGIASSKRKKLAFFAGSINSPVRERLLQVWRNDTEIFVHFGRLTTPYADELLGSKFCFHVKGFEVNTARIADSLYYGCVPVIIANHYDLPFTDILNWKSFSVVVATLDIPLLKKILHGISSEKYQMLQKNVLEVRNHFQWNLPPVDYDAFNMVMYELWLRRSSVRIP, encoded by the exons ATGATATTTGTCGTTTGTTGGTATTTGTCGCCCGGTTTTTACTGTGCAAAGAGTCTCAGCTGCCTGCTGGAGGGAGGGCTTGAAACTCTTGCCATGGCCAACACTTCCTTGCTTTTCTACTACTTCGGTCACCGGCGATTCTCCCCTTCATTCAGGTCATTCTTCTTCATACCCACTTGCTTAGCTCTCtttacttctctcttcattctcTTTTATATCTCTACTACCTCTAATCTCTTCTCCGGTCAACTTCACCCTTCCGCTCTTCTCCTGAAACCCCATCTCCCGTctgggtcctcatcaaatactcagGAAACCATCCCTGCTCTATTTCACAATGATTCTACAACCCCACTTATGCATTTCCCCTCGGAGAAGAATGATGATGGTAGAAATGAAAGTCAACGGTTTTCCAAACTTCAATTGGGCTCTAATG GAATCTATGTGAATAATGAGGTGTTCCATGATAGAGATATTTTTATGGAAGACTATAAAGAAATGAATAGGAGCTTTAAGATATATGCTTACCCTCACAGGCAAAACGATCCGTTTGCGAATGCGCTCTTGCCCGTGGATTTTGAGCCTAGGGGTAATTATGCCAGTGAAAGTTACTTTAAGAAAGTCCTCATGAAAAGCCACTTCATCACAAAGGATCCAACAAAAGCAGATCTTTTCTTTCTGCCTTTCTCCATTGCAAGGTTGCGCCATGACCCTAGAATTGGAGTAGGAGGAATCCAGGATTTCATCAGAGATTACATCTCTAATATAAGTCGCAAGTATCCATATTGGAATAGGACTGGTGGAGCTGACCATTTTTATGTTGCTTGTCATTCCATTGGACGGTCAGCAATGGAGAAAGCAGAGGAAGTGAAATTTAATGCTATTCAAGTTGTCTGCTCTTCGAGCTATTTCCTTTCTGGGCACATTGCTCACAAGGATGcatctctgcctcaagtttggccTAGACAAGGAGATCCTCCTGGAATTGCTTCATCAAAAAG GAAGAAGCTTGCATTCTTTGCTGGATCAATCAACTCCCCTGTCCGTGAAAGGCTTCTTCAAGTTTGGAGAAATGACACTGAGATTTTTGTCCATTTTGGCCGGCTCACAACACCTTACGCTGATGAGCTACTGGGGAGCAAGTTCTGCTTCCATGTCAAAGGCTTTGAAGTAAACACAGCACGCATCGCGGATTCATTATATTATGGATGTGTCCCAGTTATTATTGCTAACCATTATGATCTTCCATTTACAGACATTTTAAACTGGAAGAGCTTTTCAGTTGTTGTTGCCACTTTAGACATTCCATTACTTAAGAAAATCCTTCATGGAATAAGTTCTGAAAAATATCAGATGTTGCAAAAAAATGTGTTGGAGGTGCGAAACCATTTCCAGTGGAACCTTCCCCCAGTTGATTATGATGCTTTCAACATGGTTATGTATGAATTGTGGCTTCGACGAAGTTCTGTCAGGATTCCTTAG
- the LOC110623638 gene encoding transcription repressor MYB5 gives MRNPSSSSSPSARKTTATPCCSKVGIKRGPWTPEEDELLSNYIKKEGAERWRTLPKRAGLLRCGKSCRLRWMNYLRPSVKRGRIAPDEEDLILRLHRLLGNRWSLIAGRIPGRTDNEIKNYWNTHLSKKLISQGIDPRTHKPLNPNPNPSQRAQDPNQNSGLKSVHLEETGRTYRTIATKVSQNFNMTNPDGYRNPIVDEGGNNNWLNFNGLVMGLQSDQGHNNAEYNYIANENEDPFSSFLDALIDENENLFTINQQNHHQQQQHLNNMAAPSVQVQPFVSSAQTFNNTSIWEAEVAPSMAVLGEEDVGLT, from the exons aTGAGGAACCCATCTTCTTCATCTTCACCTAGCGCCAGGAAGACAACTGCTACACCATGCTGTAGCAAAGTGGGAATAAAGAGGGGACCCTGGACTCCAGAGGAAGACGAGCTCTTGTCAAACTACATCAAGAAAGAAGGCGCCGAACGGTGGCGTACGCTTCCCAAGAGGGCCGGGTTGCTTAGATGTGGAAAGAGTTGTCGGCTCCGATGGATGAACTATCTCCGACCTTCTGTTAAAAGAGGCCGTATTGCTCCAGATGAAGAAGATCTCATTCTTAGGCTTCATAGGCTGCTCGGTAATAG GTGGTCTTTGATAGCTGGGAGGATTCCAGGACGCACGGATAACGAGATCAAGAACTACTGGAATACCCATCTTAGCAAGAAGCTGATTAGCCAGGGGATTGATCCAAGGACCCATAAACCATTGaaccctaaccctaatccctCCCAACGTGCCCAGGATCCAAACCAAAATTCTGGCCTGAAATCTGTTCATTTGGAAGAAACTGGCAGGACCTACAGAACTATAGCCACCAAAGTGAGCCAAAATTTCAATATGACTAACCCGGATGGCTATCGAAACCCAATAGTTGACGAAGGTGGTAACAATAACTGGCTTAATTTTAATGGTCTTGTTATGGGGTTACAGAGCGATCAAGGACACAACAACGCAGAATATAATTACATTGCAAATGAAAATGAGGATCCTTTCTCTTCGTTTCTGGATGCTTTGATAGATGAAAATGAAAATCTGTTCACGATCAATCAACAAAACCATCATCAACAGCAGCAGCATCTTAATAACATGGCTGCACCATCGGTTCAAGTTCAACCCTTTGTTTCTTCTGCACAGACTTTCAACAATACCTCCATATGGGAAGCCGAAGTTGCACCTTCAATGGCTGTCTTAGGTGAAGAAGATGTTGGTTTAACTTAG